The genomic stretch ACACATGACTGATGGGGCGTGTAtgtgggggaggggctgcagatCACATGATCAGTGTGGGTACAAGAGCTAGCAATCTATGCCATGTCTCTGTGctggtgtcacatgactgatggGGGCGTGTCCTTCTCCTGATCATTGCAGATCCGGTTCTCATCTACAACATAAGCAGTAACTGCAGCCGGCTGGGGGAGGACATTGCTGTGACTGTCCAGTTCTCTGGAGAAGAGAGCCATGTGACCTGGGAGCTGGACGGGGGGCGTCTCCCTGAGAGATACCGGCTGATAGATGACAACAGGACGCTGATTATCCCGAGTGTGCAGAGAGACGATGCCGAGAGGACATTCCGGGTCAGGGTCACCAACCCGGTCAGCGAGGAGGTCCAGGATTGCCGGCTGGAGATCACAGGTAAGGGGGGTGGGTACTGGGGTGATCATGTGACCTGTATAGAGGGGGAGGTGTCAGTGAGGAGATCAGGATACACACTACACTATGATTCTGtaagaaaaatgttttccctCTGAAGGACAAGATTAGGTATTAGGAAGGAATTAAAAGTGTCTGACAGTGAAATAGCTCATCTTAATGCAGGTAGGGGCTATATCATTGCAAGAATGTAGACATATTCTGGtatagatggtcagtgagatggcaATACGTTTtaaatcacttaaagaggaactgtaatgaaaataatgtaataagcgcttcatttttacaataattatatataaataatttagtcagcatttgcccattgtaaaatctttcctctccctgatttacatcctgacatttattacatggcgacatatttactgctggcaggtgatgtcactggaaggagatgctgcttgctttttttggcagttgtaaacagctgttatttcccacaatgcagtgaggttcacagaccagaatctgtcaggaccatggtcctgacatcacactgtgggaggggtttctccacaatatcagccatacagagcctcctgatgatcagtttgagaaaaggaaaaaacttctcatgggaaaggaggtatcagctactgattgggatgaagttcaattcttggttacggtttctttttaaaTTGTATGCTAATCTTATTCAGTTTGTTACTCAACCAATAAAAATCATGAGCTACTGTGTTAGTGTGACAGATTTGCCTGTGCCAGCTGGGCCATGAAAGTACATGCACTAAGGCTTGCTCCGGAGGTCCCCTTAAGTTTAggtggtttgtttttttgtttgtttttttgagaaAAGTTAATGTTACTTTCAGAGATTCCAGGCCCCTTTCaataggaaatggctgtttattagAAGAGCAGCTCTGGTCAATAAAGATGTGTTTATTCTTCCACTGTAGAGAGTGCCATAGAGCAATTAAAGTTCTGGTTAACGGAGTTCTGGATAATGGGGATTTTAACTGTATTTTATAATAAATACAACTGTAGTATTTTAGAATGGACACAAGTGCAGTATTatgtacctataaaatggaggatcctattcaagattggcctactgacatttaaatcactaaataatctagtcatacccagagtccacttggaaacttttggtgccagagccttctgtcatgctgctcctacattttggaactccttacctcagcaagtcaggacagctccattcctggacgtgtttaaatccagactgaaaccccacctgttcagtttggcatttgcagaaatataacttttgttgtgttaatacttcatcctactaccaactactgaatgtgTGAGAgtctaagtgctttgagtcctatgggagattattattattatttacatataCATTTTGCATCTTTATTACTTGCATGTAGATTCTGATCCACGTGGTAGAATGGTACTGTACATCGCTGGAGTAGTAGTAGCACTGATATTGGCTGCACTGGTTTACACTGTCCGTATCTGGTGAGTAATTTCCCATCTTATGCACTGTGTTTATACGGATAGTGACACCATTTATTCTCACCTGCCAGCTTTGACCTGCCATTCATTTCACAAAACAGGAGAGTCCAGATCACCCATCAGGTCAGGAAGATGAACGCAAATTCTAGTAATCAGTGAACATCTAGTTAGAATATCGGGAAAAATACAAGGGCCGTCTGATTCGTTAAAAATGGCATCCAGTGTTCTTTGCTTCCACTGTGTCCCTTTATTTGCCTATTTCTATCCCTATTTGTATCACCTTGTGTCCCCCTTTGCCTTGCTGTGTCCCCTATtcattatgcccccccccccatgcctctttcatgccccccgtgcctccttcCGTTACTCCTGTGCCtgttttgtgtccccctgtgcctgcttcatgtctctctgtgtgtcctcCGTGTTCAAAAAGTATTGAATTAGGGTGTGATGGATCACCCGCTAAAGGACTTTGTGTTTTTTGTCCCTTCCCTTTGAAAGGGGCGTTGTCCtccgtgtccccctgtgccttctgcATGCCCCTCATGCCTGCttcgtgtccccctgtgcctcctgcaTGCCCCCTCCTCACCTCCATGCCGGAGTCCATCGCTGGGCGACATTCCTCCCTGCTTACTGCTCCCTCTAGCGCCCGGCATTTCCTCCTGCATGATGTGTCATTACACGCGTCATGCAGTAGGTGATGCTGAACACTAGAGTGAGCTGTAAGCCGAGAGGAATGTCGCCCGGTGATGGACTATAGCTCGGAGGAGAGAATATTACATCTGCATTCTTTTCAGACTCACGGCGCGCAGGACGGGGTTGGGTGGAGGTGCAAAGGGAGTCCCCAACGTCACGTGACTGGATCGGCGGGTTGTTCGTATGTTGAGCGTTCGTAAGACGAGGACTACCTATAGTGGGATTTATTctgggagaagtgtgtgtgtgtgtgtgtgtgtgtgtgtgtgtgtgtgtgtgtgtgtgtgtgtgtgtgtgtgtgtgtgtgtgtgtgtgtgtgtattttgaatcttaaacttttttcacaatagtggtcctttaataacagATGGCTGAAGACAAATAGGCTGTGTAACATGGACTGTCTTCAGCACTATATAATCTATGTAATAATTAACAGTTAAAACTATATCTGTGTAAAACAAAGGGATGATTCacaaagacaaatagcatgccttatcagagttaacatgccttatcagagtagcatagcgacgcTACAAACCAGAAGCGGCTCAGTGCAgggcgagtggagctcttgtcattgccaattagcaggtttgtagcactcgctatgccacTCTGATAAGGcaggttaactcggataaggcatgctatttgtcttagtgaatcaagcccaaggtgtgttTCTTGTTTGATTAATCATTCTCATATTGACTTTTCTAGATGCTCGTCTATCTCTCGAAGTGTAAATAAAATTCGTTTTGCTGCTCCAAATCTTGAAAGAAATATGAATGTGCCTTTGGGATATCCATAAATGGCTGCACTCCCTCCACTCTGCGGACCCCTGAGCTGGACTAGCCTGTGTTTCGGGCATCTTGTGCTGACGTTTTATGTGATGGGATTTTATGCTGTAGGATCTTCAGTGGACCACCCATCACAGAACATACTGAGGGTCTCCTGAGCTGGAGTCTGGCAATACGTGAGGACAATCTGCAGGCTGATTCCTGGCCACTGCTTTGCAAACAAAAGGGAATGGAATGACTGTTTTGTCTCTTCATGGATTATTTTTGTTACTTTGTTTGTATGTTCTTATATAGCACAATCACTCCAGTGTTTCTCACAGGAACTGGTAGATGGGAAATAATTAGCTCAGTGCAGGTACTGAGAATGAGTAACGAGGgttcctgctctgtgcagctaattaATTGTGCAGCATTGTTGCTGTTGCAGGACAATACCTTAGTACTAGTCCTCCAGACAGTACTCGGATCATTGTTACCATGGATGCAAGGAACCGTAATCTGAATTTACTGTAATTTTTCCCTTGTAGTGACCATGTTCCAACATTTACACCATCTTAGTGCCTTTGTCATACACTGGATTATATACCTGCAGTAGCTTTCACTGAGCAGAGTTATGCTTTTTCTAAGTCCTCAGACAGGCAGCTGTTTGCGTTCCTGTAGACAAACCGTTGTACCTCATCTgcggactctgtcaaggtcatcaagttttcaGATGACACCAGCATGCTTGACCTCATGGGGGTAATGATGAGCATGCATATCGCAGTGAGATCAAGCATATCTGTAATTGGTGGAAAGACAACATGCTTGACccaaatgtggaaaaaaaaaacggttgAATTGACTGTGGACTTCAGGAAGCGCCCACCCAAACTCAACCCAGTCTTAATACTTGTTTAgtctgttttttttactttttttacttacatggagcttcctccagctcccttgagGCCGCTCGGTCCCTTGCCGTCTCCCCAGGCTGCTCTGGTGCCCTGCCGGATGGTTTGGTACATTGGCTGAGTCGCGCATCCGTGGCCCTGTAGCACTCCCATGGCTGGAAGCGTTctgcaccaggtaagtataaaacctgagacttgttttgactcaggtacactttaatcgaAGCCACTGAGGTCTCCAGGGTACCGTTTGGTTCCTAGGCACTACCTTCACAACCTGAGATGGGCAGAGAACTCCTCCAAAACCCAAAAGAAGGCTCAGCAGAAAGCATCTGAAAGTTTAGAATGCTGCGGGAGATGCTGACCagtttctacactgccaccattgaatctatcctctgctccttcATAATCATCTGGTGCACAGGCACACCCGGTAGAGGCAGACTCAAACTTCAAAGAGGATTATCAGATCACCCCTGCCACCACTAGATCACCTCCACACCTCTAGACTGAGGTCCACGGCCAACAAGAATGCTTGACCACTCCCACCCATGCAATTGTTTCTTCAATCTCTGCTGTTACCCCGCCAAAAACTCCTTGCACAGGAAccccttctttccccaagcaGTCCTGCTCTCAAACTCCAGCCCCTTTTCCACCACCATGACCCAGCGTCTTCCAGACACATCTGAGATCCTTGCATTACTGAACCTATACCTTCATtccgatttatttatttatttatttttttcaaagttgGCTTTCATTGTCTGATATCTGCACTATATCCTATGATTGATGCCACATGTACTACAAGCTATTCCAGGTGCCATACTTGgagaataaagttgattctgacgGGCAGTGAATTATTTACTGTTTGTCAGCTGGTCTCCTGCACCAGCTGGGTGATTGGTAGCGCTCAATGCCGGCGCTGGACTGGGGCCCCTCCCCCATGGAGTCGCATCTGAGCGCAGCACTGGTCAGACGCAACATGTTGCGATCCTCTGCTGCCGGGTAACGCCACCgaatgtcagtgcttgacatgtgtGGTGTTACAACCGTtgccattcggctgcatttaaattgcacttgTAGGTGGCAGACGGGACACTGAACTGTTCGGCATAAGCTAAATGCAGTAAAAATCCCCTTATAGGAAACTTCAAGGGACCAGGTcatgtagtttactatatcaaaagTTTATTGGAGTAAAACACCCATTAGCCAGAACTCCGTTAACCAGaaatctcaagcaaccagaaacaaaATCCTGGCCATGCAGGATGCATAAATCCACTTTTACACTTCCTTATACAGCAATAAACCATGgttacattaaagtgtaccagagactgctatatgtaaagatttgatacttacccagggcttcctccagccccacaagcACGCCTGAGCCCCTCGTCGTCCTGCGGTCTGCCGCGATCAcccccggtaactggttcagtcgcgtcagtcagtgctttctgcgcatgcgcagacctctgacacaggagaccagagttcgaatctcagctcttccttttcagtaagccagcactcattcagtaggagaccttgggcaagactccctaacactgctactgcctatagagcgcgccctagtggctacagctctgactgccaggagaaaagcacaatataaatgttctgtgtcttaaaggagttctgtgtaggtcaaaaagtaaaacaagctgacacttacctggggcttctattagccccctgcagcagtaatgtcctgcgccgtcctctcctgatgcgccgttccccgccgccggttccTGTGTAATCACGCGAGTGATtacactgcggctgcgcggccgagcTCTCGCTTCCGCACGCATCatcagagcttactgcgcaggtgcagtacaagaaaactttgtactgcgcctgcgcagtaagctcccgatgacgcgaacAGGAgcacgcattattcgtctgtcgtCAGACGAATAATGCCCGGTGTCGGCGGCGGGAaacggcagatcggaggaggacggcgtgggacatcaccgctgcagggggctaatagagccccaggtaagtgtcagcttgttttactttttgacctacacagaacccctttaagacgatatattttttttcgcaatGTTTCTCTTTTCCAAACCAGTGCCTAAAACATTTATACAGTCCTTTATTGTGTTTTGCAATACTGTACGTTGATTTCTatgtaaataaaatgtaataatatattTAAAGCAGAAATCAAATTGAAATACTGTTCATGGTTaaatatgtaaataattttttgaattatgatttttaaaatgctttttatgGTAAAATATTATGTATTACATTTTTTATGCTGTAAAATGTTGTCTTTTTATGATGATCAAAATAATTAACAAAACTATTCAATATATTTATATTGAAATAAACTCTTCTTTATAGATAATTATGTTTGTGTGGGTTACAAATAAATTGCTTAAAAAAGGCATCATCCGTTTTATGTTGCCTTCAGATCTACTTGGGGATTCCCCCAGCCTcttgcagccgatatgtccctcgccacatCTCCGCTCTCAgctgccggcccggggtccctgctGGTGCAGAGGCCAACTTCGAggacgtcctctactgcgcctgcgtgagcaccgctgtcaatcactcagaCGTGGGCTGGAATGTTCTGCGCAGGAGCAGTCCGGCGGCTGAGAgcggagatgcggcgagggacatatcggctgcaaggggctggaggaagccccgggtaagtaggtcTGAAGGTAGCATAAACGGGTGAtgcgtcctttaaaggacacacagctgattacactggtgattagtcacagatgagggggaatcagacaggctaaactctctaaatacacacagggtgcatttccatatgttttccttctgtcctgt from Hyperolius riggenbachi isolate aHypRig1 chromosome 2, aHypRig1.pri, whole genome shotgun sequence encodes the following:
- the LOC137547375 gene encoding uncharacterized protein isoform X2; translation: MACAKNFPTLLLSRRCEGREERERLLQLICHTNYTERYHSRLHLDTDSGCWTLPQAGRGDSCVYEVRDRGAGDKVLSSTCIRVLDPVLIYNISSNCSRLGEDIAVTVQFSGEESHVTWELDGGRLPERYRLIDDNRTLIIPSVQRDDAERTFRVRVTNPVSEEVQDCRLEITDSDPRGRMVLYIAGVVVALILAALVYTVRI